A stretch of the Archangium violaceum genome encodes the following:
- the trxB gene encoding thioredoxin-disulfide reductase, whose translation MAEKINKVTIIGSGPAGYTAAIYAARANLEPVMFSGGPTLDDPQRVPGGQLMVTTDVENYPGFPEAVTGPELMERFQKQAERFGTVIHMENVVKLDLSKRPFFIQGESVSCYSETIIIATGASAKWLGVKGEDQFKNRGVSACATCDGAFFKNQDVLVVGGGDTAMEEATYLAKIVKSVTVVHRRDSLRASKVMQERALKNPKISFLWDSAIDEVVGDQKGMTGAVVRNLKTNDTRLVAATGLFVAIGHTPNTALFQGVLETHQGGYLKTVPGSTRTNIEGVFACGDVQDSYYRQAITAAGTGCMAAIDAERWLIEHGE comes from the coding sequence GTGGCGGAGAAGATCAACAAGGTGACCATCATCGGCTCGGGGCCCGCGGGTTACACCGCGGCCATCTACGCCGCGCGTGCCAACCTGGAGCCGGTCATGTTCTCCGGCGGTCCCACGCTGGATGACCCGCAGCGCGTGCCCGGCGGCCAGCTCATGGTCACCACCGACGTGGAGAACTACCCCGGCTTCCCCGAGGCGGTGACCGGTCCGGAGCTGATGGAGCGCTTCCAGAAGCAGGCCGAGCGCTTCGGTACCGTCATCCACATGGAGAACGTGGTGAAGTTGGACCTCTCCAAGCGCCCCTTCTTCATCCAGGGCGAGAGCGTGAGCTGCTACTCGGAGACGATCATCATCGCCACGGGGGCGAGCGCGAAGTGGCTGGGCGTGAAGGGCGAGGACCAGTTCAAGAACCGCGGCGTGTCCGCCTGCGCCACGTGCGACGGCGCCTTCTTCAAGAACCAGGACGTGCTGGTGGTGGGTGGCGGTGATACCGCCATGGAGGAGGCCACCTACCTGGCGAAGATCGTCAAGAGCGTCACCGTGGTGCACCGGCGCGACTCTCTGCGCGCCTCGAAGGTGATGCAGGAGCGGGCCCTGAAGAACCCGAAGATCTCCTTCCTGTGGGACAGCGCCATCGACGAGGTGGTGGGTGACCAGAAGGGCATGACGGGCGCGGTGGTGCGCAACCTGAAGACGAACGACACCCGGCTGGTGGCGGCCACGGGCCTGTTCGTGGCCATCGGCCACACGCCCAACACGGCCCTGTTCCAGGGCGTGCTGGAGACGCACCAGGGTGGCTACCTGAAGACGGTGCCGGGCAGCACCCGCACCAACATCGAGGGCGTGTTCGCCTGCGGCGACGTGCAGGACAGCTACTACAGGCAGGCCATCACCGCGGCGGGCACGGGCTGCATGGCGGCCATCGACGCCGAGCGCTGGCTCATCGAGCACGGCGAGTAG
- a CDS encoding cyclic nucleotide-binding domain-containing protein: MDASILKKVALFEGLTQSQLHRVASIARPRGYEAGACLFHEGDTGQEMFIILEGKVRISQQVPGMGEEALAILEKGQYFGEMSVIEDIPRSADAFAHTACTLWVIEREQLDHLMFTDKDLAYVLLWSFVRTLSVRLRETNARMKTFLALSRF, translated from the coding sequence ATGGATGCCTCGATCCTCAAGAAGGTTGCGCTCTTCGAGGGACTCACCCAGAGTCAGCTCCACCGGGTGGCGTCAATCGCCCGTCCCCGGGGCTACGAGGCGGGCGCCTGCCTGTTCCATGAGGGAGATACCGGCCAGGAAATGTTCATCATCCTGGAAGGCAAGGTGCGCATCTCCCAGCAGGTGCCCGGCATGGGCGAGGAAGCGCTCGCCATCCTGGAAAAGGGCCAATATTTCGGGGAAATGTCCGTCATCGAGGACATTCCCCGCTCGGCCGATGCCTTCGCCCACACCGCGTGTACCCTGTGGGTCATCGAACGCGAGCAACTGGATCACCTGATGTTCACGGACAAGGACCTGGCCTATGTGCTGCTGTGGTCCTTCGTGCGCACCCTGTCGGTGCGTCTGCGCGAGACGAACGCGAGGATGAAGACCTTCCTCGCGCTGTCGCGGTTCTGA
- a CDS encoding histidine kinase dimerization/phospho-acceptor domain-containing protein, whose translation MKTLLSKRSVVLAAGALVLLCVLFALGRPMRAAEHDSYRTRLRQLRVKSAELEQDTLRTHLGLPQAQGSSPEKVAELRLRAAELRAFPSLLPEREQRTLGAVLDAYVRALVDEELLLARLHEQTAGRPELEAPRAELETRARALLTQEREADATLRRLMEHPASLEAERLITTYLQLYEGALARAERFRIILFAFSLLLVAFVLMVLMRLARTGAALDTLNAELERRVEERTSAFATANAGLRESEDRKAAILESSLDGIISLDEGGRILEFNPAAEHIFRLPRAQALGRDFLSLELAVTVKAEQREKVRRALRADATPGHATRLELSCLRIDGSTFPAELTLLRVRSDGPARFTTYVRDITERKEVERLKNEFVSTVSHELRTPLTSIRGSLGLLEGGILGELPPPAQDMVRIARTNTERLIRLINDILDLEKMESGKLELKLQPVEVSEAIETTFSGVQAMADTARADRDRLIQVLTNLVSNATWEARREASPRRSGCAPSRSCGSCPWASSAPGGTSPTASRRSTAARRSTCHGRSPRWSSRRGWSGWCPRGARSAHGCWCWTMIRKRCAP comes from the coding sequence GTGAAGACCCTTCTCTCGAAACGCTCGGTGGTGCTCGCCGCGGGGGCGCTCGTGCTCCTCTGCGTGCTCTTCGCGCTGGGCCGCCCCATGAGGGCCGCCGAGCATGACAGCTACCGGACCCGGCTGCGCCAGCTGCGCGTCAAGAGCGCCGAGCTGGAGCAGGACACCCTCCGGACCCACCTGGGACTGCCCCAGGCCCAGGGCTCCTCGCCGGAGAAGGTGGCCGAGCTGCGCCTGAGGGCGGCGGAGCTGCGCGCCTTCCCGAGCCTGCTGCCGGAGCGGGAGCAGCGCACCCTGGGCGCGGTACTGGACGCCTATGTCCGCGCGCTGGTGGACGAGGAGCTGTTGCTGGCGCGCCTCCACGAACAGACGGCCGGGAGACCGGAGCTGGAGGCGCCGCGCGCGGAGCTGGAGACTCGTGCCCGGGCCCTCCTCACCCAGGAGCGGGAAGCCGACGCCACGCTCCGGCGGCTGATGGAGCACCCCGCCAGCCTCGAGGCCGAGCGCCTCATCACCACCTACCTCCAGCTCTACGAGGGAGCCCTGGCGCGCGCCGAGCGCTTCCGCATCATCCTCTTCGCCTTCTCACTGCTGCTCGTCGCCTTCGTGTTGATGGTGCTGATGCGGCTGGCGCGCACGGGGGCGGCGCTCGACACGCTCAACGCGGAGCTGGAGCGGCGCGTGGAGGAGCGCACCTCGGCCTTCGCCACCGCCAACGCGGGGCTGCGCGAGAGCGAGGATCGCAAGGCCGCCATCCTGGAGAGCTCGCTCGACGGCATCATCTCCCTGGACGAGGGGGGCCGCATCCTGGAGTTCAATCCCGCCGCGGAGCACATCTTCCGGCTGCCGCGGGCACAGGCACTGGGCCGCGACTTCCTGTCCCTGGAGCTGGCCGTCACCGTGAAGGCCGAGCAGCGCGAGAAGGTGAGACGCGCGCTCCGGGCCGATGCCACGCCTGGCCACGCCACCCGCCTGGAGCTGTCCTGCCTGCGCATCGACGGCAGCACCTTCCCCGCCGAGCTCACCCTGCTCCGGGTGCGCAGCGACGGCCCCGCGCGCTTCACCACCTACGTGCGCGACATCACCGAGCGCAAGGAGGTGGAGCGGCTGAAGAACGAGTTCGTCTCCACCGTCAGCCACGAGCTGCGCACGCCCCTCACCTCCATCCGCGGCTCGCTGGGTCTGCTGGAGGGAGGCATCCTGGGCGAGCTGCCCCCTCCGGCCCAGGACATGGTGCGCATCGCCCGCACCAACACCGAGCGCCTCATCCGCCTCATCAACGACATCCTCGACCTGGAGAAGATGGAGTCCGGCAAGCTGGAGCTGAAGCTGCAGCCGGTGGAGGTCTCCGAGGCCATCGAGACCACCTTCAGCGGCGTGCAGGCCATGGCGGACACGGCGCGGGCGGACAGGGATCGGCTCATCCAGGTGCTCACCAACCTCGTCTCCAACGCCACCTGGGAGGCAAGGAGGGAGGCTTCGCCGCGGCGGAGCGGCTGCGCGCCGAGCCGGAGCTGCGGGAGCTGCCCCTGGGCTTCTTCGGCGCCGGGGGGGACGTCACCTACCGCATCGCGGCGATCCACCGCGGCGCGTCGCTCTACCTGCCACGGCCGTTCTCCGCGGTGGAGCTCTCGGAGGGGGTGGAGCGGATGGTGTCCGCGCGGCGCCCGGAGCGCTCACGGGTGCTGGTGCTGGACGATGATCCGGAAGCGGTGCGCGCCCTGA
- a CDS encoding GAF domain-containing protein, with the protein MFHVPITLVTLVDESRQWFKARLGLDASSTARGISFCGHAILTPHTFVVPDALEDRRFADNPLVTGEPHVRLYAGQPHHALDGSPVGTPCLLDRRARDFSAEERQLLADLASWVELPECPAVPSPAQEDP; encoded by the coding sequence ATGTTCCACGTCCCCATCACCCTGGTGACGCTGGTGGACGAGTCGCGGCAGTGGTTCAAGGCGCGGCTCGGCCTGGACGCCTCCTCCACCGCGCGCGGCATCTCCTTCTGCGGTCACGCCATCCTCACCCCGCATACCTTCGTGGTGCCGGACGCGCTCGAGGACCGGCGCTTCGCCGACAACCCGCTCGTCACCGGCGAGCCCCACGTGCGCCTCTACGCGGGCCAGCCCCACCACGCCCTCGACGGCAGTCCCGTGGGGACGCCCTGCCTGCTCGATCGCCGGGCACGCGACTTCAGCGCCGAGGAGCGCCAGCTGCTCGCGGACCTGGCCTCATGGGTGGAGCTGCCCGAGTGCCCCGCAGTCCCCTCGCCGGCTCAGGAGGACCCATGA
- a CDS encoding TetR/AcrR family transcriptional regulator, giving the protein MHSGRRQDDGERYRTILETAARLICERGYEGTSMQEIAAACRMTKAGLYHHVQNKEQLLFDIMSYGMDAFEQQVLDKVRDFPDPVERLRECMRLNIHLVTGGCSKEVIIILHEHATLTGEARAFIDSRKKNYVRFLEDAFSEAVRMERIRPVQPTVAAFSFLGMVLWIYKWFQPDGRLSAEQVANEMVDLLFTGLVSPVVAAAGATGSPVLSIVPPKVAGGES; this is encoded by the coding sequence ATGCATTCGGGTCGGAGGCAGGATGACGGCGAGCGCTACCGGACGATCCTGGAGACGGCGGCGCGCCTCATCTGCGAGCGCGGCTACGAGGGCACCTCGATGCAGGAGATCGCCGCCGCGTGCCGGATGACGAAGGCGGGGCTCTACCACCACGTGCAGAACAAGGAGCAGCTGCTCTTCGACATCATGAGCTACGGGATGGACGCCTTCGAGCAGCAGGTGCTCGACAAGGTGCGCGACTTCCCGGATCCCGTCGAGCGGCTGCGCGAGTGCATGCGGCTCAACATCCACCTGGTGACGGGCGGGTGCAGCAAGGAGGTCATCATCATCCTCCACGAGCACGCCACGCTCACCGGCGAGGCCCGGGCCTTCATCGACAGCCGCAAGAAGAACTACGTCCGGTTCCTCGAGGACGCGTTCTCCGAGGCCGTGCGCATGGAGCGCATCCGCCCCGTGCAGCCCACGGTGGCCGCGTTCTCGTTCCTCGGCATGGTGCTGTGGATCTACAAGTGGTTCCAGCCCGACGGGCGGCTGTCGGCCGAGCAGGTCGCCAACGAGATGGTGGATCTGCTCTTCACCGGTCTGGTGTCTCCGGTGGTGGCCGCCGCGGGCGCGACGGGTTCTCCCGTGTTGTCCATCGTTCCTCCCAAGGTGGCGGGAGGGGAGTCATGA
- a CDS encoding alcohol dehydrogenase catalytic domain-containing protein, translating into MKAVVLRQFGEASNLKMESVPDPRPGRGEVLIRVHACGVCYHDVINRRGNLPRTHVPAILGHEAAGEVVEVGPDTPGWKVGDRVATLQRLSCGECALCKSGRNSLCKKDNRFFGEEISGGYAQYMTAPVAGLGRVPANLPWPVAATVCCTLGTAVHTVRTRGRVRDGESVLITGASGGVGLAAVQLAKLDGARVIAVTSGEAKVQALREAGADEVIVSRGLDFAAEARKRTGGEGVNVAIEIVGSATFGQTLKAMAPGGRVVVVGNLESGKVDLNPGLVIVKELEILGAYATTRDELDESLRLTADGKIRPFVSEEVPLADAGRAHFRLENREIAGRLVLVPPELQ; encoded by the coding sequence ATGAAGGCTGTCGTTCTGCGTCAGTTTGGTGAAGCGAGCAACCTGAAGATGGAGTCCGTGCCCGATCCCCGTCCGGGTCGCGGCGAGGTGCTCATTCGCGTCCACGCTTGCGGCGTCTGCTACCACGACGTCATCAACCGCCGGGGAAACCTGCCGCGTACCCACGTGCCCGCCATCCTCGGCCACGAGGCCGCTGGCGAGGTGGTGGAGGTGGGTCCGGACACGCCGGGATGGAAGGTGGGAGACCGCGTGGCCACGCTGCAGCGGCTCTCGTGCGGCGAGTGCGCCCTGTGCAAGAGCGGCCGCAACAGCCTGTGCAAGAAGGACAACCGCTTCTTCGGAGAGGAGATCTCCGGCGGCTACGCGCAGTACATGACGGCGCCGGTGGCGGGGCTGGGCCGGGTGCCGGCGAACCTGCCCTGGCCGGTGGCGGCCACGGTGTGCTGCACGCTGGGCACCGCCGTCCACACGGTGAGGACGCGCGGACGCGTGCGGGATGGCGAGTCGGTGCTCATCACCGGGGCCAGCGGTGGCGTGGGGCTCGCGGCGGTGCAGCTGGCGAAGCTGGACGGAGCGCGCGTCATCGCGGTGACGTCCGGTGAGGCGAAGGTGCAGGCCCTGCGTGAGGCGGGGGCGGACGAGGTCATCGTCTCGCGCGGGCTGGACTTCGCCGCCGAGGCGCGCAAGCGCACGGGTGGCGAGGGCGTCAACGTGGCCATCGAGATCGTCGGCAGCGCCACCTTCGGCCAGACGCTGAAGGCGATGGCGCCGGGCGGCCGGGTGGTGGTGGTGGGCAACCTGGAGTCGGGCAAGGTGGACCTCAACCCGGGCCTGGTCATCGTCAAGGAGCTGGAGATCCTCGGGGCCTACGCCACCACGCGTGACGAGCTGGACGAGTCGCTCCGGCTGACGGCCGATGGGAAGATCCGTCCCTTCGTGTCGGAGGAAGTCCCTCTGGCCGATGCCGGACGGGCGCACTTCCGTCTGGAGAACCGCGAGATCGCGGGCCGGTTGGTGTTGGTTCCCCCCGAGCTGCAGTAA
- a CDS encoding hydroxymethylglutaryl-CoA synthase family protein — MKKQVGIEALAIAVPRRYVDIEDLARARGVDPAKYTSGLGAKEMAVADPGEDSVSLAATAAARLIQSNGVDTSRVGMLVVGTETGVDHSKPVASHVQGLLKLPKTMRTYDTQHACYGGTAGLMAAVEWIASGAGAGRSAIVVCSDIARYGLNTAGEPTQGGGAVALLVSEQPDLLALDIGLNGVCTMDVYDFWRPLGRREAVVDGHYSISCYLDALSGAYRGWRERALAHEVVRWGDSLPGEQLARILYHVPFCKMARKAHTQLRLCDLEDAPNAAASTPAAREEAAKSTASYDAQVASSLGLNARIGNVYTASLYLALAGLMNGEGAALAGKRIGLLSYGSGCAAEFYSGVVGEKAAQRMAQADVESVLAKRERVTVEEYERIMRLASDAPEQLTPAPGEFRLAEIRDFRRIYAAG, encoded by the coding sequence ATGAAGAAGCAGGTTGGAATCGAAGCGCTGGCCATCGCGGTGCCCCGCCGCTATGTGGACATCGAGGACCTCGCCCGGGCGCGCGGCGTGGATCCCGCCAAGTACACGTCGGGCCTGGGCGCGAAGGAGATGGCGGTGGCGGATCCGGGTGAGGACTCCGTCTCGCTCGCCGCGACGGCCGCGGCGCGGCTCATCCAGAGCAACGGGGTGGACACCTCGCGCGTGGGCATGCTGGTGGTGGGTACCGAGACGGGCGTGGACCACTCGAAGCCCGTGGCCTCGCACGTCCAGGGTCTGCTGAAGCTGCCCAAGACGATGCGCACCTACGACACGCAACACGCGTGCTACGGCGGCACCGCGGGGTTGATGGCGGCCGTGGAGTGGATCGCCTCCGGCGCGGGCGCGGGCCGCTCGGCCATCGTCGTGTGCTCGGACATCGCGCGCTATGGACTCAACACCGCGGGCGAGCCCACCCAGGGTGGCGGAGCGGTGGCCCTGCTCGTGTCGGAGCAGCCGGATCTGCTCGCGCTCGACATCGGGCTGAACGGTGTCTGCACCATGGACGTGTACGACTTCTGGCGGCCGCTCGGCCGGCGGGAGGCGGTGGTGGACGGGCACTACTCCATCAGCTGCTATCTGGATGCGCTGTCGGGTGCGTACCGCGGCTGGCGCGAGCGCGCGCTGGCACACGAGGTGGTACGTTGGGGCGACTCGCTCCCGGGCGAGCAGCTCGCGCGCATCCTGTACCACGTGCCCTTCTGCAAGATGGCGCGCAAGGCCCACACGCAGCTGCGGCTGTGTGACCTGGAGGACGCGCCGAACGCCGCGGCCAGCACTCCGGCGGCGCGCGAGGAGGCCGCGAAGTCCACCGCCAGCTACGATGCGCAGGTGGCGTCGTCCCTGGGGCTCAACGCCCGCATCGGCAACGTGTACACCGCCTCGCTGTACCTGGCGCTCGCGGGTCTGATGAACGGCGAGGGCGCCGCGCTGGCCGGCAAGCGGATCGGCCTGCTGTCCTACGGCAGTGGCTGCGCCGCGGAGTTCTACTCCGGCGTGGTGGGCGAGAAGGCCGCCCAGCGGATGGCCCAGGCGGACGTGGAGTCGGTGCTCGCGAAGCGGGAGCGCGTCACGGTGGAGGAGTACGAGCGCATCATGCGGCTCGCCTCGGACGCGCCGGAGCAGCTGACCCCGGCGCCGGGCGAGTTCCGCCTCGCGGAGATTCGCGACTTCCGCCGCATCTACGCCGCGGGCTGA
- a CDS encoding trans-sulfuration enzyme family protein, which produces MSTKRKTVAVHAGAQLTGSRSQPVVPPIHVSAVSFFDNSDELDAALDGKDYVYSRIAAPNAALLEEAVAALEGAEACVAYASGMAALRAVFDVLNLKQGDVVVMPADGYGVTRSLFKNLAARIGARIEALILSDASAPERIVALRPKLVMAESVTNPLLRVPDIRALSRACREVGAALAVDATFPSPYGQRACELGADYAIQSTTKWLNGHSDALGGTVSGSREKMAALRAARLLGGDVLGPFEAWLTLRGVRTLPVRMKAHCEHALHVAKRLSESPLVARVHYPGLPEHPDHAVAEQVLEGGFGGMVAFDIKDASRPDCFRFLEKVKLARAAPSLGDVCTLVMHAASASARRMTPEERQAAGIGESLIRVSVGLEDPDDIADDLLAAVSEAMKR; this is translated from the coding sequence ATGAGCACGAAGCGGAAGACGGTGGCGGTACACGCGGGCGCGCAACTGACGGGCAGCAGGTCCCAGCCGGTGGTGCCGCCCATCCACGTGTCGGCGGTGAGCTTCTTCGACAACAGCGACGAGCTGGACGCGGCGCTGGATGGCAAGGACTACGTCTACTCGCGCATCGCGGCGCCCAATGCCGCGCTGCTCGAGGAGGCGGTGGCGGCGCTGGAGGGCGCGGAGGCCTGCGTGGCCTACGCGAGCGGTATGGCCGCGCTCCGGGCCGTCTTCGACGTGCTGAATCTCAAACAGGGCGACGTGGTGGTGATGCCGGCGGACGGCTACGGCGTCACCCGGTCGCTCTTCAAGAACCTGGCCGCGCGGATCGGGGCGCGCATCGAGGCGCTCATCCTCTCGGACGCCTCGGCGCCCGAGCGCATCGTCGCGCTGCGTCCCAAGCTGGTCATGGCCGAGAGCGTCACCAACCCGCTGCTGCGCGTGCCGGACATCCGGGCGCTGTCACGGGCGTGCCGGGAGGTGGGCGCGGCGCTCGCGGTGGATGCCACCTTCCCCTCGCCGTACGGGCAGCGCGCGTGCGAGCTGGGGGCGGACTACGCCATCCAGTCCACGACGAAGTGGCTCAACGGGCACAGCGACGCGCTGGGCGGCACGGTGAGCGGCAGCCGCGAGAAGATGGCGGCGCTGCGGGCCGCGCGTCTGCTCGGTGGTGACGTGCTGGGGCCCTTCGAGGCGTGGCTCACGCTGCGCGGGGTGCGCACGTTGCCGGTGCGCATGAAGGCCCACTGCGAGCACGCCCTGCACGTGGCGAAGCGGCTCTCCGAGTCACCGCTCGTCGCGCGCGTCCACTACCCGGGCCTGCCGGAGCACCCGGACCACGCGGTGGCGGAGCAGGTGCTGGAGGGCGGCTTCGGCGGCATGGTGGCCTTCGACATCAAGGACGCGAGCCGGCCGGACTGCTTCCGCTTCCTGGAGAAGGTGAAGCTGGCGCGGGCGGCGCCGTCGCTCGGAGACGTGTGCACGCTGGTGATGCACGCGGCCAGCGCCAGCGCGCGCCGCATGACGCCCGAGGAGCGGCAGGCCGCCGGCATCGGCGAGAGCCTCATCCGCGTCTCGGTGGGCCTGGAAGACCCGGATGACATCGCGGACGATCTGCTCGCCGCGGTGTCGGAGGCGATGAAGCGGTGA
- a CDS encoding response regulator, which yields MTIRKVLLVDDEDDIRTIGHLSLSRVGGWQTVLAASGAEALTKAATEQPDLILLDVMMPGMDGPTTLGQLRAQESTAKTPVIFMTANIQKQEVARYLELGAVGVIGKPFDPMTLPAEIKRLLPPT from the coding sequence ATGACGATTCGCAAGGTGCTGCTCGTGGATGATGAGGACGACATCCGGACCATCGGCCATCTGAGCCTCAGCCGCGTGGGAGGCTGGCAGACGGTGCTCGCCGCGTCGGGAGCCGAGGCCCTCACCAAGGCCGCCACCGAGCAGCCGGACCTCATCCTCCTGGACGTGATGATGCCGGGCATGGACGGGCCCACCACGCTCGGGCAGCTGCGCGCCCAGGAGTCCACCGCGAAGACGCCCGTCATCTTCATGACGGCGAATATCCAGAAGCAGGAGGTGGCACGCTACCTGGAGCTGGGCGCCGTGGGCGTCATCGGCAAGCCGTTCGATCCCATGACCCTGCCCGCCGAAATCAAGCGGCTGCTGCCGCCCACCTGA
- a CDS encoding CoA transferase subunit A, whose amino-acid sequence MKSGRWGSVSELVASIPDGASLATGGFMLGRAPMALVLELIAQGRKNLQLISLPNPLPAEFLVAGGCLSRVELPFGALNLEGRVRPMPCLKRAIEQGSIVWREHDGYRVVQRLRAASMGLPFIPAPDADVSELADAEPLQVVVDPFTGKRVPVEPAVYPDVALIHARAADERGNLYIEDPTTDLLVAGAARRVLATAEERVTRLPRVTIPGFQVERVALSRGGALPTGCVGLYPHDDAMLADYLSLAEAGREAEFLDSLLRRTRSAA is encoded by the coding sequence ATGAAGTCCGGTCGCTGGGGCTCGGTATCGGAGCTGGTGGCGTCCATCCCCGACGGGGCCTCGCTGGCCACCGGGGGCTTCATGCTGGGCCGCGCGCCCATGGCGTTGGTGCTGGAGCTGATCGCCCAGGGCCGCAAGAACCTCCAGCTCATCTCGCTGCCCAACCCGCTGCCCGCCGAGTTCCTGGTGGCCGGGGGCTGTCTGTCGCGGGTGGAGCTGCCCTTCGGCGCGCTGAACCTGGAGGGCCGGGTGCGTCCCATGCCCTGCCTCAAGCGGGCCATCGAGCAGGGGAGCATCGTCTGGCGCGAGCATGACGGGTACCGCGTGGTGCAGCGGCTGCGCGCGGCGTCCATGGGGCTGCCCTTCATTCCGGCGCCCGACGCGGACGTGTCCGAGCTGGCCGATGCCGAGCCGCTCCAGGTGGTGGTGGATCCCTTCACGGGGAAGCGGGTGCCGGTCGAGCCGGCCGTCTATCCGGACGTGGCGCTCATCCACGCGCGCGCGGCGGACGAGCGGGGCAACCTCTACATCGAGGACCCCACGACGGATCTGCTGGTGGCGGGCGCCGCTCGCCGGGTGTTGGCGACGGCCGAGGAGCGTGTGACCCGGCTCCCCCGGGTGACGATCCCCGGCTTCCAGGTGGAGCGCGTCGCGCTCTCGCGCGGTGGGGCGCTGCCCACCGGTTGCGTCGGGCTGTACCCGCATGACGACGCGATGCTCGCGGACTACCTCTCGCTGGCCGAGGCCGGGCGCGAGGCGGAGTTCCTCGACTCCCTGCTGCGGCGGACCCGGAGCGCGGCATGA
- the moaC gene encoding cyclic pyranopterin monophosphate synthase MoaC has translation MKMVDVGGKEKTERVAVATARLRMLPATLERILQGKVEKGDVLAAARLAGVMAAKRTPDIVPLCHPIALSGVEVHLQPLEDALEIRVTVRTVDRTGVEMEALTAACASALTVYDMCKSVDRGMVMENVQLDHKSGGRSGTWDRASEAGKPAGKRPATRSRRKTARPARR, from the coding sequence GTGAAGATGGTGGACGTGGGAGGGAAGGAGAAGACCGAGCGCGTGGCGGTGGCCACCGCTCGGCTGCGCATGCTCCCGGCGACGCTCGAGCGCATCCTCCAGGGGAAGGTGGAGAAGGGGGACGTGTTGGCCGCCGCTCGCCTCGCGGGCGTGATGGCGGCCAAGCGCACGCCGGACATCGTCCCGCTGTGCCACCCCATCGCGCTGTCCGGGGTGGAGGTGCATCTCCAGCCGCTGGAGGACGCACTGGAGATCCGCGTGACGGTGCGGACGGTGGACCGCACGGGCGTGGAGATGGAGGCGCTCACCGCGGCGTGCGCGTCGGCCCTCACGGTCTACGACATGTGCAAGAGCGTGGACCGGGGCATGGTGATGGAGAACGTGCAGCTGGACCACAAGTCCGGCGGCCGCTCCGGCACGTGGGACCGCGCGAGCGAGGCCGGGAAGCCGGCCGGGAAACGGCCGGCGACCCGCTCCCGGCGCAAGACCGCTCGTCCGGCCCGGCGTTAG
- a CDS encoding CoA-transferase subunit beta, whose translation MNVESSVTPAEVVVSLLAQEIDDGGVVATGVASPLAILAIAVARATHAPSLTYLACVGSLDPDLPSLLPSSEDLGYLEGRSAEVTIPDLFDHARRGRVDTVFFGAAEVDARGQTNMTASGSLERPRTKFPGVAGAATLRQWVRRPVLVVPRQSRRNLVPEVQVVTTRDDRRPVKLISDLGVFELGAGGARLLSRHPWASLDAIRERTGFSFHADEALPVTSLPDARTVSAIRTIDSRCLRDQLVGA comes from the coding sequence ATGAACGTGGAATCGTCCGTGACGCCCGCGGAGGTCGTGGTCTCGCTGCTCGCCCAGGAGATCGACGATGGGGGCGTGGTGGCCACCGGGGTCGCCTCGCCGCTGGCCATCCTCGCCATCGCCGTGGCCCGGGCCACGCACGCGCCCTCGCTGACGTACCTGGCGTGTGTCGGCTCGTTGGATCCGGACCTGCCCTCGTTGCTCCCCTCGTCCGAGGACCTCGGCTACCTGGAGGGGCGCTCGGCGGAGGTCACCATTCCGGACCTCTTCGACCATGCCCGGCGGGGCAGGGTGGACACCGTCTTCTTCGGCGCCGCCGAGGTGGATGCCCGGGGACAGACGAACATGACGGCCTCGGGGAGCCTGGAGCGTCCGCGCACCAAGTTCCCCGGTGTGGCGGGTGCGGCCACGCTGCGGCAGTGGGTGCGTCGGCCGGTGCTGGTGGTGCCTCGCCAGTCGCGCCGCAACCTCGTGCCCGAGGTGCAGGTGGTGACCACGCGGGATGATCGCCGTCCGGTCAAGCTCATCTCCGACCTCGGTGTCTTCGAGCTCGGGGCGGGTGGAGCCCGGCTCCTCTCGCGTCACCCCTGGGCCTCGCTCGACGCCATTCGCGAGCGCACCGGCTTCTCGTTCCACGCGGACGAGGCGCTGCCCGTCACCTCGCTTCCGGATGCACGCACCGTGTCGGCGATCCGGACGATCGATTCCCGCTGCCTCCGCGACCAGCTCGTGGGGGCGTGA